In Candidatus Bathyarchaeia archaeon, the genomic stretch AACGCCCTCTCGAAGTTGAAAGGGTTCACGTTAGCGTACCCGGGTCAGCCTAGGAAACATGAATTCGTTTTGTCAGCGCAACCCATGCTGAAAGAACAAGGGGTTCGCGCCCTAGACGTTTCGAAACGACTGCTGGATTATGGGATTCACGCGCCTACGCATTATTTCCCCTCAATTGTTCCTGAAGCCCTTATGGTGGAGCCTACTGAAACCGAAACTAAGCGGGAATTGGACGGCCTCATCGAGGCGTTTAAGCTCATCAGCGAAGAAGCGTACAGCCACCCGGATGTTTTAAGGAAGGCGCCGGTGAACACGGCGGTTGGCAGAGTAGACGAGGTAAGAGCGTCCCATCCGAAGACGATGAAGTTAACATGGTAGAATGGAGGATTTTAAACGAGTTTAAAAGGAGAAAAGATAAAAGGAAGTTTAATGTTGATGATTCGATTAGAAATGGTGGAGGAGAAGCTCACAATGAAGGTAAAGGTGAAATTCTTCGCCGCGTTAAGGGACCTAGCAGGTTTAAAGGAAGCCGACGTAGAGTTGGCGGACGGTTCGACCGTAACCGACCTACTGCAAGAGCTTACAAACCGGTTTGGAGAACCGTTTAAAAAATACGTTTTCGACGAAAAGACGGGTAAGCCGAGGGGCTACCTGCAGTTCCTGCTTGATGGGAGAAACATATCAAATATAGAGGGGTTTAACACAAAGCTGAAAGGGGGAGAAAACTTCGCCATAATACCTCCAGTCGGAGGGGGACAAACGAGCCTAAGATGACGAGGCCTCCAACCATATACCTTGAAAACTATGGATGCACCTCTAACTTATTCGACTATGAGGTTATAAGGGGAATCCTGAGAAACATAGGATACGTGTTAACGGAGAATGAGCAAAACGCCGACGCGGTCATCATCAATAGCTGCGGCGTCAAAAAGCAAACTGAAGATAAAATTCTCCATCGATTAAAACAGGTTAACTCGCTCGGGAAGCCGGTCATCGTCACCGGATGCCTACCTAAAATAAATTTAAACGCCATTTTTAAAGCGGTTCCAGAAGCTTGGACACTTGACCCTGCCTCGCTTTATAAACTGCCTGAAGTTTTACAGAAGGCCGTGAAGGCGAATCCTACAACCCTAAAGCTTACCGAATACACCGTTAAACTGTTGATGCCCAAGTTCAGGTGTAATAGGCTTAGAGAAATCGTGCTGATCTCTGAAGGATGCCTAGGCGAATGCACCTACTGTTGCGCTAGAAACGCTAGGGGAAGACTGGCCTCCTATCCACCTGAGATGATAATTTCAACTGTTAAGAAAGCTGTAGGAGAAGGCGTGAAGGAGATATGCTTGACGGCTCAAGACACAGGGTCTTACGGCCTTGACATCGGAACAACCCTTCCCAGCCTCCTGCAACGCATCATAGACATTCCTGGGGATTTTAAGGTTCGTTTAGGGATGATGAACCCTGATCGAGCATTTAGGCTTAGGCCGTCCCTGATCCCCTTGTTGAAACATGAGAAAATGTACAGGTTCCTGCATATCCCAGTTCAATCGGGTTCAGATAAGGCTCTTACACATATGAAGAGGCGTTATACTCGATCGGAGTTCATTGAGCTCGTGAAGGCCGTTAGGGAAAGCGTGGAGGACGTTACCATCGCGACGGATGTAATAGTAGGCTACCCGACGGAGAGTGAAGACGATTTCCAGGAAACCATCACCTTGCTGGAGGAGACGAAACCTCAAGTCGTAAATGTTTCAAGATATACCCCAAGGCCCCAAACCCCGGCGGCGAAGCTCCCACCACTCCCCAAGACAACGGTGACAAACCGCTTAAAACACATTTCAAACATATGCCGAAGAATCGCCCTCAGATGGAACAGCCTAACCCTCCATAAGAAATATCAAGTGAGGATCCTAGAAAAGAGCAGTAGGGGAAATTATGTGGGGCGAACGCATAACTATCGACGAGTAATCATCACATATAGTCCCCGGAACCTGCTGGGAGAAACCGCCTTAGTGAGAATCGAGGGTTTTACTGAGAGATACCTTCTAGGATCCATCGTAGAGGACCCTCATGATTAAGCTCCAACGCCCCGTTGCTTGAAAACCCATCTTCCTCTAACGTGTTTCGAGTTGGAATCCGTTTACTCGACAAATCTCAACCCAAAACACCAATCCAACTTATTTACCTAATTATCAATAAGGCTGGGTTCAGCGAACCTTTGAGTTGACAGGAAATAGGAGTTAACGCGTTGAGAGATAAGTGTTGGAATAAGCTTGGGATATATTAGGCGGGGTTAAACGTATTCCCCAAGTAATACGAAACATTAAAGATTAAGCTACATCCCAAACTATCCATCTTTCGCTAAGAGCGGTTATGCCACCCCCACTAAAGTCGAGGAGATGAATGGACTGTTTAGTTGAGGTAGAAGATCGTTTTGAGATCCAAGTTGATGAGCGATATCTACGAAGCGGGAAGGGCATCGGGTTTAGAACGGGGTTTAGAGGACGCGGAAAAACTTAAGCTCGATGTTGGTTTTTTCAGCCGGACTCGAATAGGCAACTGGGAGTATTTAACTGTGGGTTTAAAGGAGTCGATGGAGGCGGCGAAGACTTTGGTAAATAAGTTATTTTTTATGGCTCGTCCCTTTAAGGTTAAGGGGATCTTATTGGCCTCGCCTGAAGTGGTGTGGATGAATGAAGAAATCACCATGCTTACAGATGCGTTTCTGAGGGAGCACTCTATCTCAGAAGACGGCGTATTGGCTGCCGCCGTCCAATGCGATTCCAGCTCAGGCCTTAGGGCTGTGGAGGCTGTGAGAGCGGCCTTGAGGAGACTGAGTTGGCTGGGAGCTCCAAGATACGGCGCGGTAATTGAGATGAGATGCCCCAGCTCGATTCAAGAGTTTGAGATACGCCGTATGGCCGGGATGATGGAGGACTTTTTGGGTTCTGGAAAGAAGCTTAACTTTTCCTTCAAGCTCGATGACGCGGCGACTTCCTTGACCACAACTTTAATCAATGTAGGCTTAAGCCTTAAAGGTGTTGAAGAAGGCTTGGATTTAAACTTGTTCCAGTTGGAGCCTGAGGCTGGACGCGAACAGAAGCTTTTTTTAGACTTGCCTATTCCAACCATACCGGAGTAAATCCTTCTTAACCTTCAACAACATGTGAAGGACGCTGGTTCGACCAGAAACCACTTCAGTCCTCCGCGACGCGATGGACTTTAAAACGTCCTCGACGGATGGAGAGTCAACTTCGATTACGGTGTAAGCGTCTCCTATCGTCTGCGGCAGGTGTGAGTCGCTTCCCCCAATCTTAGCTAAATTGAAAAACTCAGCTACCTCGAAGATTTTTTTTCGGCGAAGTTGTATCGCAGACGCGTTAGATACTTCAATGGCGTCCACGCACCTTCCCAATTTCATCGGGTCTACGCTGTGAGAAAGCATGTCGTATGGATGGGGGATGACGACTAATCCGCCTTGAGATCGAATTAAATCAACAGTTTCCCAGGGGTCACGGTTTTTGGGCACTGGGTCTAATACCCCTAACCCGACTATGTGACCCTCGTGAGTGGACACTTCGATCCCTGGCAAAATTAAACAGCCTTCCACTTTGACTCTGAAGTTTACGTCATGATCGGTAACCGCTATCCCATCTAATCCCTTTCTCCTTAGGATGCACGGGATTTCTCGAGGCGTGGTGTAGCCGTCTCTAGAGTTCACGGTGTGAACATGGAGGTCTATTTTAACCTTCAAACCTCTTCCTCTTGGCTTCGTCGACTTTAACCTTCAATTCCTCCAGATTGATCTTCCTGAAAATGGGTTGAACCGCCTCGATGCTATGGCCTTCCTCCAGCTTTAGCTCGCCAGCGTCATCCCACCGCGCCTCCTCAGCGGGTTTAAGGCTTAATTGTTTCCGAATGGTTTCTGCTGTTTTCGGCATGAAGGGCCAGAGCAGTATGGATAAGGAGTGAATCAACTGGCCGCATAGATTTAAGGTGGTTTCAGCTGATTGAGGTTCGTTTTTAAGCTTATGCCAAGGTTCATTTGCGCTTAAATATTGGTTCCCTTTTCTCGCCATCCCAATTACCTCGGAGACAGCGTCGCGGAGCCTTACCTTATCCATTAACTCACCGATCTTTCGCGGTGACTCCTCGATCAGCTTAATGATTTCCCTGTCTGAGTCTCTGATTTGCCACCTACGCGGAATCTTGGAGTTATACCTCGATTTAATGAAGCTTAACGTTCTGAACACAAAATTCCCCAACACGTCGTTGAGGTCTACATTAATTTTAGATTGAAATTCTTTCCACGTGAAGTTTGCGTCTTTAGCCTCAGGCCTCAGAGCTATGAGAACATACCTCCAATACTCCGCCTCTGCGATTTCCAAGGCCTCGTCAACCCAAACCCCAACCCTTCTGCTTTTAGAGAACTTCTGCGACTCATATAATATGAATTCTGTAGAGGATACCTGCCATGGCAGGACGTATTCATCACCTGAGGCCATCAACAGGGCTGGGAATATGATTGTGTGAAACGGTATGTTGTCTTTACCGATAAAGTACACGGATTTTGTGTCTCTGCCGAACCAGAACCGCTTCCATTGTTCAGGATCTCCCATTCTTCTTGACCATTCCACGGTCGCCGATACGTACCCTAACACGGCCTCCAACCACACGTATATCGTTTTCCCCTCCGCCCCAGGAAAGGGGGCTGGAATCCCCCATCGGTTGTCCCTGGTGGCCGCCCTCGCCTTTAACCCATCCCTCAGCCACCTGTAAGAAAAATTCCTAGCGTTTTCCGGCAACTGGGGGTTACTGTTCAAGTACTCCTCTAACCGATCGGCGAATTTAGGTAGGTCAAAAAACCAATGTTTACTCTTCCTCGACGTGGGCTTTAAGCCACAGAAAACGCAGTGAGGGTTGATGAGATCGCTGGGCTCTAGGACGATTCCACATTGGTCACATTGATCCCCTTTCGCCGCCTCGAAGTGGCATTGGGGACACTCCCCTTCTATGAAGCGGTCTGGCAAGTACCTGCCGCATCGCTCACAGTATGGAAGCGTTACCTCCTGGGAGAAAACGTAGCCATTGTCGTAGATCTTCTTAAATATGCTTTGGACCACTTCTATGTGAACTGGGTTTTCGGTTCGAGTGTAATTATCGAATTTAACATCGTATCTCTCGAGAAGGGTTAAGATGGCGTGATGATATCTGTCTGTTATTGTTTTCGGAGACACCCCCCTCCTTATGGCCTCTAACTCTATTGGGGTTCCATGCTCGTCTGAACCTGTGACCGATACCACCTGCTCACCTTTAAGCTTCAGGTACCTGGAGTAAACGTCGGCTGACAAAAGGTGTATGAATGTTCCTAGATGAGGGATCGTGTTAACATACGGCCACGCTGAGCATACAATCCATTTTCCCATTATGAGCAATTCAAAAGGAATCGAATGGTATATTAAGGTTCTGCATAAACCTTTTTCCATCTAAACGTCAGTTCGAGTGAACACGCGTAAGCGACGTCGAATGAAAACGCGGTTCAAAGGGAAGCTTCACCCGCCTACACTGGTATAGGCAACTCCCGCTGGACAGTAAGCCCATTACAGAGTCGGATCATGGGACTGCGTGAGTTTAAGGGGTTAGCCTGAACCTGTCTCGGGGAAACAGAACGCATTCTCTGATATTTTTTACGCCGAGGATTGCCATTATGAACCTGTCTAACCCCATTCCCCATCCTGCGTGAGGGGGCATTCCATAGTCGAAGCAGTCAAGGTAGGATTTGAATGAGTCGGGTTTAAGGTTTTGCTCCTTCAACCTTTCGATTAAAACTTCCTTGGAGTCGACCCTAGAGCCGCCTGAGGTCACTTCAATCCACTCGTACATCAGATCGAAGGCGTAGCATAACTCCGGTTTCTCCGGGAAAGGCTTTATGTAAAATGGCCTTACCTTCGTGGGCCAATCCACTATGAAGTAAAATTCTTTCTTATGTTTTTTACCGAGCAACCTGTAGGATGAGGTGGTTAAGTCGTCGCCCCAACGCAGTTTTTCACCAGCCTCATGCAGCTCCTTTAAGATTTCATCGTAGCTGTACTGCTTTAAAGGCAACCGTGGAGGATGCAGGTTCACTTTCAATACCTTCAATTCCTCGCTTCTTTCAGAAACTATCTTGGAAACCACGTACTCGATAAGTCGCTCCTGCACGTCCATTACTTCCTGGTAATCGGCAAAGGCCATTTCTATGTCGAGGGATGTGAATTCGTTTAGATGCCTTCTCGTATGGGTTTCCTCAGCCCTGAAATAGGGGCCTATCTCAAAGACCTTTTCGAAAACCGTTGTTAACTGCTCCTTGTAGAGCTCAGGGCTTTGAGCTAGGTAAGCTGGCTTCCCGAAGTAGTCGATGGAAAAAAGCGCTGCGCCACCTTCAGTGGCGGTTGATATTATTCTAGGGGTATGAACCTCGATAAACCCCTCTCCGGCAAGGTATTCTCTACACGCGTTGGCGGCGGTATGTTTAATTTTAAATATGGCGGAGGGTTCAGGTCTACGTAGATCGAGGATTCTGGCGTTTAGCCTTGAATCCAAATCGGCGGGGGTTCTGCCTGTTACGTCGATGGGTAAAGGATAGCTCGCAGACCCCATTATGCTAACCTCCCTAGGCAGGACTTCAACTCCTCCAGGCGCCTCATCGTTTCGTTTAACCACTCCCTTTACTCCGATAGCGTACTCTCTGCCCAAAGACTGAATTTTACCCCATGTTTCAGGAGGCACCCTTTTCTTCGAAGCTGTGATTTGAACCCTACCCTCCCTGTCCCTTAAAACGATAAACGTTATCCCACCTAGATCACGTTTCTCAGAGACCCAGCCTAACAGGGTTACATCTCGCCCCTCCATGTTGGGCGATATCTCACGGGAGTAGTGGCTCCTCCTCCATGAAGCTACATTCTCCTTCATCGTCTTTCACCGAAGCGCTGGAAACTATTATGAAGCGATAATTAATATACACGGCCATGTTTAACTTTGTCGGCGGAGCCCAGAAGCCCGAGGTACGCTAATAAGCATTCTCACACCATACATTGGTCCTTAAAGGCCTTACCGGCTGGAAAGTTAGCTTAACATACCCCCTCTTCTAGGGGCTGTAAATTCCGTTTAAAGCGGGCTTAATGTTTTGTTCGAGAGGTGAACTAAGTTAGGGATTAAGGGTTAAACTGCGTAATCAATATATATGGCTCTAAGCATTTCAAGTTACATTTAACGTTCAACCTTAATCAAGATGAGAAAAGTATGAAATCGATCATTAACGATGAGCTCGTATGGTGAAAACCGTTCTCGACGCCTTCTGCGTGAAAAGCGGAATACTATGCAAACAATGCGAGGAAAAGGTTAGAAAGGGCCAGATCACAAAGTTGGACCTTGAAGTGATCAAAACTCTGACTGAGTTTGAAAGTAAGTACCCGGTTCTAAAGGATGTTTTTTTCCATAAGGCGAAGGAAACGGGTGACACCCTCGCCATCTTAGTGAACAAAAAGGACATGGGTAAAATTTTAAGCTATGGGGGCAAGATTATCAGGGAACTAAGCGACCGAACTGGTAAAAGGATTAAAATCCTAGGTTATGGTAGCGATCCTCGGGAGCTTCTGGAAGAGTTATTTAGCCCATTTTCAATTCTAACAATAAACACTGTTTGGTTACCCGACGGTACTACTGAAACAAAGGTGATTTTGCAGGGAAGGAAGCCCAAAAGAATCCCCATGGACTTCAACGTCATTCGACAGCTCGCTAATGAAATCGGCGGTTTGAATCTTCGCATCGAGTTTGAAAGAACCTGAAAACTTTTCCTTTCGTTAAAGGCTAAGCGCCTTTATTCGTTTGGAGGTTAAAACGGCGAGTAGGGTGAGGGCTCTCTTCACCCAGTTAGGGTTTTTCAACGCGTTGAAAATCAGGTTGAGTTGATGGTCTAATTCAACGTTGCCCTCCAACGTAACTTCCATGGACAAGCTGGACAACGCCTTAAAAGCCTTGTTTAACGCGCTGTCTGAAAACATGTTTAAAACCCTCCTCAGCAATCCCATAAATTTGAAGTCGGAGCTGTAAAGTTTCTGAAAGCAAGACTCGTAATGTGAAAGGACTTTCAGATCGCCTTTCTCTAACGCTTGGGCCGCGGCTTCTCCGGCGAGCCTGGCGGCGTTAAGGCCCGTTATCAACCCGCCTCCCGTCGTTTGTTTAACCTGCGATGCGGCGTCGCCGACGACCATTAGACCCTTGTAAGATGTCCTCTTTAAGGGCCCGGATAAAGGGATAAGATGGGATTGGAACCTTAAAACCTCGGCTTTCCACAGTTTTTTTGAAGCGGCGGGGTGAAGGCTCTTAAATTCATCGAACATCGATTTAACGTCAGGAGAAATGGAGCCCAAACCGGATTTTCCTGACCCATTTGAAAGGGGGGCTATCCAGCCGTAGAGTCCAGGCGAAAATCTTCTGGTCAAGTAGACTTCGACGACGCCTTCCTCTACGTTTTCTACATTTTTCAACCAGGCTTGAAACCCATATATGAATCCCAGTCGTGATTGATTCAAAATGCCTACGCCACGGAGTAGGTTGGGTGGAAAGCCCTCCGCGTCGATGATTATGGGAACCGACTCTTCTCGACGTAAACCCCTCTCATCTCGGTAAGAAATTTTCCATTTCCTTTGAGAGGCGTATTCGATTTTGTTAACCCGCGTGTTGGGATAGTATTCTCCACCCATTTTAGTGACGGTTTCAGCAAGCCAGTGATCGAATCCACGCCTATCGATGACCAGGGTTTGTGGTTGTTTAAACTTGAACGTTAAGCTCTGCCCAGAGGGCGAGTAGAACCTGTATCCTGTAATACGTTGTTGAATTAACGAGTCTGGGATGCTCAGCTTTAGCTGGTTTAAGCCATTGACGCTTACGTGGCCTGTGCAGTGTTCAGGTTCTCCGGGAGCGTGATGCTCTTCGAAAACCTTTACGTTGACTCCTAGTTTTAAGGCTTGGATGGCGGAGTAGCATCCAACTGGTCCACCGCCTACCACTGTTAAAAAATCTTCCAAAAAAGTCGCCGAGGCTTATCTAACACATCCAGCCTCCTTTAGCTCAACCCTCCTTTTCTCCTTCATCAGCCTGCTGACCTTGATGAAGCCGGCGACCTCGAGCTTTAACATCGTTCTGTTAAGCTCTCTGAAGCTCAAATCGCCGATCACCTTCCTCATTTCCTTATATAGCTCAGTGTCGGTTA encodes the following:
- a CDS encoding tRNA (N(6)-L-threonylcarbamoyladenosine(37)-C(2))-methylthiotransferase; its protein translation is MTRPPTIYLENYGCTSNLFDYEVIRGILRNIGYVLTENEQNADAVIINSCGVKKQTEDKILHRLKQVNSLGKPVIVTGCLPKINLNAIFKAVPEAWTLDPASLYKLPEVLQKAVKANPTTLKLTEYTVKLLMPKFRCNRLREIVLISEGCLGECTYCCARNARGRLASYPPEMIISTVKKAVGEGVKEICLTAQDTGSYGLDIGTTLPSLLQRIIDIPGDFKVRLGMMNPDRAFRLRPSLIPLLKHEKMYRFLHIPVQSGSDKALTHMKRRYTRSEFIELVKAVRESVEDVTIATDVIVGYPTESEDDFQETITLLEETKPQVVNVSRYTPRPQTPAAKLPPLPKTTVTNRLKHISNICRRIALRWNSLTLHKKYQVRILEKSSRGNYVGRTHNYRRVIITYSPRNLLGETALVRIEGFTERYLLGSIVEDPHD
- a CDS encoding ubiquitin-like small modifier protein 1: MLMIRLEMVEEKLTMKVKVKFFAALRDLAGLKEADVELADGSTVTDLLQELTNRFGEPFKKYVFDEKTGKPRGYLQFLLDGRNISNIEGFNTKLKGGENFAIIPPVGGGQTSLR
- the metG gene encoding methionine--tRNA ligase, giving the protein MGKWIVCSAWPYVNTIPHLGTFIHLLSADVYSRYLKLKGEQVVSVTGSDEHGTPIELEAIRRGVSPKTITDRYHHAILTLLERYDVKFDNYTRTENPVHIEVVQSIFKKIYDNGYVFSQEVTLPYCERCGRYLPDRFIEGECPQCHFEAAKGDQCDQCGIVLEPSDLINPHCVFCGLKPTSRKSKHWFFDLPKFADRLEEYLNSNPQLPENARNFSYRWLRDGLKARAATRDNRWGIPAPFPGAEGKTIYVWLEAVLGYVSATVEWSRRMGDPEQWKRFWFGRDTKSVYFIGKDNIPFHTIIFPALLMASGDEYVLPWQVSSTEFILYESQKFSKSRRVGVWVDEALEIAEAEYWRYVLIALRPEAKDANFTWKEFQSKINVDLNDVLGNFVFRTLSFIKSRYNSKIPRRWQIRDSDREIIKLIEESPRKIGELMDKVRLRDAVSEVIGMARKGNQYLSANEPWHKLKNEPQSAETTLNLCGQLIHSLSILLWPFMPKTAETIRKQLSLKPAEEARWDDAGELKLEEGHSIEAVQPIFRKINLEELKVKVDEAKRKRFEG
- a CDS encoding CehA/McbA family metallohydrolase; protein product: MKVKIDLHVHTVNSRDGYTTPREIPCILRRKGLDGIAVTDHDVNFRVKVEGCLILPGIEVSTHEGHIVGLGVLDPVPKNRDPWETVDLIRSQGGLVVIPHPYDMLSHSVDPMKLGRCVDAIEVSNASAIQLRRKKIFEVAEFFNLAKIGGSDSHLPQTIGDAYTVIEVDSPSVEDVLKSIASRRTEVVSGRTSVLHMLLKVKKDLLRYGWNRQV
- a CDS encoding KH domain-containing protein — translated: MVKTVLDAFCVKSGILCKQCEEKVRKGQITKLDLEVIKTLTEFESKYPVLKDVFFHKAKETGDTLAILVNKKDMGKILSYGGKIIRELSDRTGKRIKILGYGSDPRELLEELFSPFSILTINTVWLPDGTTETKVILQGRKPKRIPMDFNVIRQLANEIGGLNLRIEFERT
- a CDS encoding NAD(P)/FAD-dependent oxidoreductase; this encodes MEDFLTVVGGGPVGCYSAIQALKLGVNVKVFEEHHAPGEPEHCTGHVSVNGLNQLKLSIPDSLIQQRITGYRFYSPSGQSLTFKFKQPQTLVIDRRGFDHWLAETVTKMGGEYYPNTRVNKIEYASQRKWKISYRDERGLRREESVPIIIDAEGFPPNLLRGVGILNQSRLGFIYGFQAWLKNVENVEEGVVEVYLTRRFSPGLYGWIAPLSNGSGKSGLGSISPDVKSMFDEFKSLHPAASKKLWKAEVLRFQSHLIPLSGPLKRTSYKGLMVVGDAASQVKQTTGGGLITGLNAARLAGEAAAQALEKGDLKVLSHYESCFQKLYSSDFKFMGLLRRVLNMFSDSALNKAFKALSSLSMEVTLEGNVELDHQLNLIFNALKNPNWVKRALTLLAVLTSKRIKALSL
- the aspS gene encoding aspartate--tRNA(Asn) ligase — translated: MKENVASWRRSHYSREISPNMEGRDVTLLGWVSEKRDLGGITFIVLRDREGRVQITASKKRVPPETWGKIQSLGREYAIGVKGVVKRNDEAPGGVEVLPREVSIMGSASYPLPIDVTGRTPADLDSRLNARILDLRRPEPSAIFKIKHTAANACREYLAGEGFIEVHTPRIISTATEGGAALFSIDYFGKPAYLAQSPELYKEQLTTVFEKVFEIGPYFRAEETHTRRHLNEFTSLDIEMAFADYQEVMDVQERLIEYVVSKIVSERSEELKVLKVNLHPPRLPLKQYSYDEILKELHEAGEKLRWGDDLTTSSYRLLGKKHKKEFYFIVDWPTKVRPFYIKPFPEKPELCYAFDLMYEWIEVTSGGSRVDSKEVLIERLKEQNLKPDSFKSYLDCFDYGMPPHAGWGMGLDRFIMAILGVKNIRECVLFPRDRFRLTP